The nucleotide window GCTATGAGCATGCCACCACAAAGTCCCCTCTTGATTTGTGATTGTAAACCAATATGTGTAAGTCTGTCCTGGTTGGATTGGACACTGGGTCACATATTCAGGACCATCTGCCCACGGATTTCGCAGCTGATGTAATCCGTGCCTGATAAATAGAAGACAATATGTAATATCAAAGCTACTAGTGCTTCAACTACAAGTATGAGATGTTGACTGTGTTGAAGTTGTGTTTGGTTAAGATGGTTAGCTCATTGAGGTCTAAATGTGAACGTGCATGCATATTAGGTACATACCAATGGAGGGTTGCATTGTATTGAGCTCTATTTATAGCCTTGATCACAAGACTGTCACCTTCTCGAACTTCCAGGGTTGGCCCTGGAAACATCCCATTCACAGTAATAATGTTATGGGTTCTGCACAGCCTCTTCACTGGCTTGGCTTCAATCTataacaaaaagagagaaaaatattaccAAGTGTGTTCCCTATGAAATAAACAATATGATTCCATTATAGAATGAATAAGAACATACAACAAACTCATGGTAGTGAGTTTCAGCACTAGAAAGAGAAGTTAAGAAGCCAAAAATGACAAGAAAGAGAAGGCAAGGGCAAGGGCAAGAGCACCAGGCCTTCGCTTTAAGGTTAAGAAATTCCATAGCTGTTTTAGTTTAAGGAGTTTGAGTGCTTGAGCGTGAATTAAGACCTAAGAAAGGCCGTTATTTATACTAAGATCAAGCGGGAAGGGACATGAATAaactgatttttcatttttaattttaaaaagtggaAATAGAAGAATTGATGTTAGGTTTGTAAGTCAACAAATGATGCTTATATTAGAGGACACTATAGTCTTAACAATAAAGAGGATTTGTTACACCCACTATCTCCATCGATTTGTTAGAAATATACATGAAGTTTCTGAACTTGCCCAGTTTTACTATTCATATTTCAGGACTTTGAAGTTTGGGTAGAGGTTGTTGCCTCAGTTATAGTTCATTGAGTACTCTGGTGAATTATATCAAGAAACAAGAACAAATCATGCTTTAAAGTTGAAGTCATTGATCCCTGTATGAAGTATAAAATGTATAGTGTATACATTAACGATACAAATATTATTAGGTAACAGGAGAAAGACGAATTTGGGAAGGCAAAGGCAATAGCACAATGAATGAAACTGTGGCATTGGTTAATTGATGAAGAGTAAACACTAAACGGTATAAATGGAGAGATCAATTGTTAGCTCAACAATTGTCTGCGGTTGTCCTTGGATGATCACCGTAAGTGGGGTTTGATAGacaaaaatgttagtttttggATTTATGTGATAAAAAAGAGGAGTGATAGGACAGTTGGGGGAGGTTCAGCAATCGGCTTGTATTTGGTAAAAGGCTATTGCATGCTATCTGATGTGATGTCATTCATGATAACCAAAGAAACTTTGACTAATTATTGTATATCCTAAAATGAAAACTCCCCTCAAGTGTTGGTTTTCAGTGGAGCAGAGAAATTCCGTATCTTAGTTTGGAAAAGCAAATGACATGATTGAGAAGGCACTAGCAATAGGTTAAGCATGTATTTTACTATCTAATGTTGGTTGTTAGATGTTTTATACAtgttttttaagtatataatttaatatttaaataatatgttattatatgattaaataattttattattcaaacatataataatatattatttatcaataaaactgtatatatctattttaaatacataaataattagacacttatatatattattatgaaattagataatttttaattaaagataaaataatattcaataacaCACATTAGTATATAatcatttatgtacttaaactggatacacataaataattatttatatactcaattatatacttaaaaatatatacaaataatattactcGTATCGAAAGGATTAATGAATGAACAGGCATAAATCAAGGTAGTAAGTAGTACTGGGTATTTAATGTTGAAATCAAGGTTTAGGTTTGACAAATGCAACTGGGTAGCTTGCCTGCATATTGACCATGCATACCTTTTGTGCTGTTTCTACACCTACACCACGTATACAGATTTCTGGTATTAACATCAGCAATTGAAGTCAACACAAATCCTAATCTGTTTTCAGCATGCGTCAGTCAATAATAAACAAAGGGATTTCAGGAAATTACAACATATGCCAAACAGTTTTATATAGATAATACATTACCACCAAGGCACCAATCATtcaggttaaaaaaaaatacagttatACCATAAAATGgtgtaaaaaattgtaattaatgttttatttagtCTACACTCTACAGTGGAAAAAACCTTCAAGAAGACATCAAAACCGCTTTTAAAATCAGTGCTTACACATCTCCATGAAAAATAAGCCTCCAAAACTTCAATCCAAGAGCCCAAAGAAACTCCAAACATTAATATGGAAAAACAAATGATAGCTTCAGCTTCACTGTCTCTACCAAAATCTCTCTTCAGACCTGGGCCATCTGTTGTTGTATTGCTTGCAATGACTTTATTTTTGATTGACAAATTTGAAGGAATTCAGACAGTACGACACGCTGCCCGGATACTAGTTTCCTTGCAACATCGATAGGACTCCAAGATTTCAGAGCTTGGGAAGTACGAACGCCAAGTTCTGTCTCGTTAATGGTTGAGATATATGTTCCAAGAGCCTGGAAAACCTGCCCAGGACCTTCATCCTGTCCATTTGTCTCAAGGGAGGAGAATATGATATCTAAGTTTTCATCCTCTGACTTGTTGATATGATGCCCTAACCATTTTGCAACATCTTCCAGTATGCCGCGTGTGGATTGTATTGAGTACCGAATTGCATGACAAACTGGAGAGACAGATGGATCTGCAGGtccacttttctttttctttttaccaGATGGAACAGAGGATCTGACACAAGACTGCATTACAAGAGTGTGCCAAGCCAATGGTTCTGTGACCATATTCACCAAAACAGGAAGATCATCCGGTGGAGAGCATATGAGAGATTCCATGGACCTAACCTTCTCAAGAATACAATTCTTCAGCAAAGAATTCACAATATTCCAAGAAAAAGACCCACACCCATTCACATCAGGCTGTTCAACTTCATGAGAATTCAAGTTCCATGCGTTCAAAAACACAGCAAAATTCAACCAGTCAACCATGTTCGCACCAAAGGCCTGCAACAGAGgtcacaaaattatttttaatgggCAGTAACTCAGCAAGTTTACCCTTGGAGCAGTGCACACAACTACAAAGCAACCATTCCTAtccaataaataaacatttctGCACCCTCCACGAAGAAAACTTATGAATGTAAAAATGTGAACAAAGCCTAGTGCTATATAACCAAAAACCTTCCATTATATTACctattaaaatttagaatatataatttttaaaatgtgaaacatataaaattgtttGACAATGTGAAATATGTTTTACAAATTCAAAGCTTCAGAAGAGTAAAAACAAGAATTTGACAAGCAAAATCCAAAATAGTGCCTGTAAACAGTACTAAAAAGCCTAATCATGAAGCCTAAGTGCCAAACAAAATTGGAGTCTTGCAATGAATAGTCAGTAAAATgtataaactaaaaaagaaaaaaggaaaacatatGCTTGTAGTCAAACGACCAGTAAATTCTTACCCCTGAAGACTTGAGTCCGCTAGAAACCCCCACAACCACTTCTATTGCATCACTTAAAGGAAATCCCAACATTTTTGCATAGCAATCAAGCAAATACTTAAGCTCTCCGGAAACTTTTGGGTCAGATAAAGAGCCATTACTTTGGAAGTTCTCCTTAATGGATGCTGAGGCACTgtgaatagatagatatatcaTCCGAGGAAGAAGGGATTTCTTCTCAATGACTTTTCGTACATTTGTTTCCCTTTGTTCCATCTAAATTTGATAAGCACATAAGAAGAAAATCAGGGTAACAGAAAAAATGGGAAGCAGTACACATAATTACAAAATCAGGTAGGCAAAGATTATTACCAAGTTATCTTTAGGACAATAAGAGATTCCTTCAAAAGGACCTGGGCAAGACATTTTTCAAGAcatttaagatatatatatcatgaaaagaatgaagagaagATAAAAGATAACCATCCATATTCCAACAAAACTACTGGGCAACATGATATTAATTTCTTCCTCATAAGTAAAAACTTGAACAAAATCTGAACTCTAATAAATTGAGTAAACTTCAAAACGAGAACAGTGTCTTTCTCTGCACGTGTAGAAAACTTTTGCTGgtattcaacaaaataaatcatatactAAGAAGTATCTCATACTTTTTCAAAAGCTCTTTCCTTTTAATGAGTTCTATTGGTATCACAGAATTTTGTAGTCccaaattttaggccaaaaggacaatttcccacccaaggtctaatgaaaggacaaattcccacccattaactttcaaaaacctaaatactcaccAATTTATTGTCAtgaataggggtaaaattgtcatttaactaaaaatattaaaaaaataaaatattatcacatttttcccccactcaaggtttgaaaaattgccatttcccccctagggtttcattcctTCTTTGACAACATACTCCAGCTAACCTTCCGTCTATCGGCACTTCCTCTAGCCTCCATGACAAAGACGTGATAATGAAAAGGCTGCGAAAATGACAATTGGAAGCGACGTCGTCGAAGATCTGTCGCGCAATAGATCGTTTGGAAGCAACGTCTGATGCCAACGATCTCCGACTAAGATTGGGAATTTGtcctttcattaaaccttgggtgggaaattgtcctttggccccAAATTTTACCGTGCTAAAGAATAGCAAGCTGTACAGGAAACATGGTGCAAGTTATAAACTGACCTAAAAGATAATTCTTCTCTGGAATTGGTGTCCACCAAGGTCGTGACTGCCAATCTTCATTAAAAGTCAAAGATTTGGACCCGATCTCATTAGAGAGTTCAACAAAGTGAATCCCACATTTCATGCGCTCGAGAACACTCTACAAGTAGATGCATTTATGTCATAatcaaatctttgaaaaatagcaaAGGCATCCATTACTAGAAAAGCAGAATAAAAGCtacctcttcttcttcaatgtcATTTGCATTCTGCTTTAGCTGTAGAATGGATGATTCTACCCTAGCCACTAAATACTGATTAGAACACTGCAATCGTTCTTTAAATTGAACAAACTCAATTACctgaaacaagaaaatataaacatCTTGCTTTATTTATTCCCCAGGGTCCAAATCTCATCCAAACACTGTATTAATGCCCTAGCTAAGGCTACACTCTCTCCCCTCTTGCTTTAAGTATATATACATGTGTGCGCATGCGTGCCAAAAATACAAATGTCctcaatcaaaaaataaatattagcaTAATGACATACTTTTGAGTAATTTCTGTGGCGATATGCAAGAAATGTAAGATCTGCAGATTCTCTTAAGTGCTCATCCATAAACTTGAGATAATCTTTCAGAAGGTTATTTAAATCCACCCAGAGAGGAGATACCAAAAGCTGGGGAAAAATGTGATGTAAAACAGTTTCCATTAAGATATTCTTCACATCCAGAGCTTTATACCTAAGCAGGagacaaatttaattcaatatctaAAGAAAACAGTAGGTGCTAACAATAAGCAACATTCAAATGAAATTAACATATTTACCTATCATATGCTAATGAAATGATACCCAAGTGTGAATATAAGTGCACCAATAAGATCTTGTACTGCCATGCATATCTGCCAGATACGACCACACATATAAATGTCATCTCAGAGTAAAAGCTTTCTTACAGAGCAAACAGCTTTCCAACAGAGAGCTGATAGAACCAAAACTAATTTGCAGTACCaatgaatgaaaataaagttaGAAGTAGTTTCTGCTACTACATCATGTCCTGGTTgacaataattcaaaataacattaCTGCTTCATGAACTGATGACAAGGGTAATGAACCAGGCAAAAACAATTCCTGACCTTCTTATATTCAGTCCAAACTCCAACATCATTATTGCCTCCAAGAAGTAGCCAAAGTTTCTTGTACGCCAAAATAACTAAAGACAAATAGCAATTAAtagttaacaaaattaactacGAAGACAAAAACAAACAGGTCAGTTAATAGTGATGTGTTACTTGTTATAAGCGTCACTAGCCAGAAAATAATTCACTTTGATGGGTCCATCACATATATTAAACATCACTTCACCATATGTTTCTTCATTCTGATCAATTCGTACTGAATGATTTCATTCTCACTCAAAGTTTTCTAGATAATCTTCAGGAAGGTATATATTAATCATGGAATATACCagcattaaaaaaagaagactaATAAAGAAACTAATCTCACCTACTCCAAACAAAATAACTACTGGATAATAAATAGAACAGAGAAAATAGCAAAGGGGATGAGTATTCAGATTGGTGTTTCTGATATCTATATGATTAGGGCATCACAATGACAACGCAATCCAAAACAGTGACAAGTAGAATCCTCTCATTAGAAAGGTGAGCATACAAGATTAAATGGTATCAATCCCATCTcccaaagaaaaattttaaagccCATTTTTACCTATAGAAAGACAAACATATACTACATTCATTTGGTTACCTTATCTCCATATTAACAAGTGATCCATCACATTCAAATCATCATCAACCCATTAAGAAAGTGTATTTATATGGAAACAAGAAGTGTAGTTAGGAACAAATCTGTTTTGACTAGTAAAGCATTTCTTATCCTCTTCAAACCCCCACTCCCCAGCCCCACAAAAACCCTCCAACCCAAATTTACAGAGTAATCAGAGGCCTCCCTGGTTCCAAAAGTAATACATTTCATGAATGGAAGAAGATATCTAAATTAATATgcatgaaattaattaatacccAGCCAGGTCAGAGCTACTAAGTTCTACATCCACCTACATAGTGttcataatattatacaaaaatcTTTCTAGAAGAGATGAATCACAGCCATCTATATTGAATTTCATCACTAACCCAAACCAAAAGAGCAGAAGATgaggaaaaacaataaataatatataattcttgATAAATCTCAAATAAATCCTTTCATAAGACATAATACCTGAACCAACACATTGCATGCTGTTGATAGCAGCTCCTCTCCATGCATGCTCTCTTGCGCATCCAAGTCCTTAGAAAGTGGTAGGTTTTTACAATACATCTCAGTCATTTGAAGAGCAGTGTACTCAAGTTCTGGAAGGAAGAGCAGCGAAATTTGTAATGATACAAGTTGAACAGacaattcattataaaatatgaaagaagaaataaacaAGCCCTGTAAAGACTTTTTACAAACGAAGAAAGAAGCAATAATTGGATAAATAGAGGAGACCCTCCAGttaaaagaaatataagaaTGAAATGATGTTGCAccatatttatcattaaattttataacagATGCATGGGTCAACATGATCATCGTTAAAATAGCACTTAAGTTAATGGATATCACCACAAGA belongs to Mangifera indica cultivar Alphonso chromosome 2, CATAS_Mindica_2.1, whole genome shotgun sequence and includes:
- the LOC123209588 gene encoding N-terminal acetyltransferase B complex auxiliary subunit NAA25; amino-acid sequence: MASKFGLAGGIPERRVRPIWDAIDSRQFKIALRQSTALLAKFPNSPYALALKALVLERMGKFDEALSVCLNAKELLYKNEANLMDDLTLSTLQIVFQRLNHLDLATACYEHSCGKFPNNLELMMGLFNCYVREYSFVKQQQTAIKMYKLVGEERFLLWAVCSIQLQVLCDNGGEKLLLLAEGLLKKHIASHSLHDPEALTVYISILEQQAKYGNALEMLSGELGSLLMIEVDKLRVQGRLLSRQGDYTAAAKIYQKNLELSPDDCECFLHYLGCLLEDDSSWCNGANSDPIHPAKVVDCKFSHLTDEMFDSRILDASTFVQKLQAETSNNLLRGPYLANLEIERRKLLYGKKNDEELMEALLQYFLRFGHLACFTSDVEKFLLVLPLDKKTELLEKLTKSSSSLSTVPIQVLGQCITLWKIQELIGNMYKLPICELEYTALQMTEMYCKNLPLSKDLDAQESMHGEELLSTACNVLVQLFWRTRNFGYFLEAIMMLEFGLNIRRYAWQYKILLVHLYSHLGIISLAYDRYKALDVKNILMETVLHHIFPQLLVSPLWVDLNNLLKDYLKFMDEHLRESADLTFLAYRHRNYSKVIEFVQFKERLQCSNQYLVARVESSILQLKQNANDIEEEESVLERMKCGIHFVELSNEIGSKSLTFNEDWQSRPWWTPIPEKNYLLGPFEGISYCPKDNLMEQRETNVRKVIEKKSLLPRMIYLSIHSASASIKENFQSNGSLSDPKVSGELKYLLDCYAKMLGFPLSDAIEVVVGVSSGLKSSGAFGANMVDWLNFAVFLNAWNLNSHEVEQPDVNGCGSFSWNIVNSLLKNCILEKVRSMESLICSPPDDLPVLVNMVTEPLAWHTLVMQSCVRSSVPSGKKKKKSGPADPSVSPVCHAIRYSIQSTRGILEDVAKWLGHHINKSEDENLDIIFSSLETNGQDEGPGQVFQALGTYISTINETELGVRTSQALKSWSPIDVARKLVSGQRVVLSEFLQICQSKIKSLQAIQQQMAQV